The Dioscorea cayenensis subsp. rotundata cultivar TDr96_F1 chromosome 19, TDr96_F1_v2_PseudoChromosome.rev07_lg8_w22 25.fasta, whole genome shotgun sequence genome includes a window with the following:
- the LOC120283261 gene encoding uncharacterized protein LOC120283261, which produces MECDSGNAELAHVKQVVAEKIQNKDYIGARIIIQKALKKFHNLEYNDEMLLVCEILCSSKIELPGCGVDYYWLLQLFPSVESSVIEEQYHKLVSLLKPIKEHFPGTNLALEFLDNAYTVLSDPVKRAAFDAKRNGTHYCEKNGDTVPLLEDSHQKSNCIANQIDYYDFNNIRKPGLFSVGQVWVVYDEENRPCRYAQIDSIHPGFLMQVRWFKPCPESMFEKLWCNSGLPAACGQYNIDTTKTTLNGHMMFSHILSNYKLKQSLEVFPRKFEVWAIYKDWNTEWCSKPGLRKSSGFEIVEILTDYMKDVGVSVVRLAKVDGFRNVYQRRLKRGKEICFQISASNTVMFSHSIPAFRFVGGEIHGITCGMLELDPMAVPHNLVSLAVTTAHETTEEIKFRNVENQKPNWSANDFKAGQVWAVYVGPDAMPRAFVEVHYVVPPSKVCVAFLENHTMTNEESLPIVCGVFHAGNRMVSMEMSRFSHIVDCHKISMNSFYRIFPRKGEIWAMYKNWNIRWKKSDLVGYQCRIVEILSDYSEENGIRVCNLIEVPGCMTLFHRKSHGGFHLTQQISKIEMLSFSHQIPAFAVRLTRNDCIPQGSWYLEPNALPLKWIN; this is translated from the exons ATGGAATGTGATAGCGGCAATGCGGAGCTAGCTCATGTCAAACAAGTTGTTGCGGAGAAAATCCAAAACAAAGATTATATCGGCGCAAGGATCATCATACAAAAGGCATTGAAGAAATTTCATAATTTGGAATACAATGATGAAATGCTTCTTGTTTGTGAGATCCTATGCTCCTCTAAGATTGAACTCCCGGGCTGTGGCGTAGACTACTACTGGCTTCTGCAGCTCTTCCCTTCAGTAGAGAGTTCGGTCATTGAAGAACAATATCATAAGCTGGTTTCCTTATTGAAACCCATAAAGGAGCATTTCCCAGGCACTAATCTGGCCCTCGAGTTTCTGGACAATGCTTACACTGTGCTCTCTGATCCGGTTAAACGTGCCGCTTTTGATGCAAAACGAAATG GAACACATTACTGTGAAAAAAATGGTGACACTGTTCCATTGTTAGAAGACAGTCATCAGAAATCGAATTGCATTGCTAATCAAattgattattatgattttaataacattCGGAAACCGGGCCTCTTCTCTGTTGGTCAGGTTTGGGTGGTTTATGATGAAGAGAACCGACCATGTCGTTATGCTCAAATAGATAGTATCCACCCTGGATTTCTAATGCAAGTGAGATGGTTCAAGCCATGCCCGGAATCGATGTTTGAGAAGCTGTGGTGCAATTCTGGCTTACCTGCTGCTTGTGGACAGTATAACATAGATACAACTAAAACTACTCTGAATGGGCATATGATGTTTTCGCACATCCTTTCAAACTATAAACTGAAACAATCGCTCGAGGTATTTCCTCGAAAGTTCGAGGTTTGGGCTATTTATAAAGACTGGAATACTGAATGGTGTTCTAAGCCTGGATTGAGGAAAAGCAGTGGCTTTGAAATTGTCGAGATTTTGACAGATTATATGAAAGATGTTGGTGTTAGTGTTGTCCGTCTGGCAAAGGTTGATGGATTCAGGAATGTGTATCAGAGAAGGTTAAAGAGAGGAAAGGAGATATGTTTTCAGATTTCTGCTAGCAATACGGTCATGTTTTCTCACAGCATCCCCGCATTTCGTTTTGTAGGCGGAGAGATTCATGGCATTACTTGTGGCATGTTGGAGCTTGATCCTATGGCTGTCCCTCATAATTTGGTCAGTTTAGCTGTTACAACAGCTCATGAAACAACTGAAGAGATTAAATTCAGAAATGTcgaaaaccaaaaaccaaactGGTCAGCTAATGATTTCAAGGCCGGTCAAGTATGGGCAGTATATGTTGGTCCTGATGCAATGCCTCGGGCTTTCGTCGAAGTACATTATGTAGTTCCACCCAGTAAAGTATGTGTGGCATTCTTAGAAAATCATACGATGACTAATGAAGAAAGCCTGCCAATCGTATGCGGTGTATTCCATGCTGGCAATAGAATGGTTAGCATGGAAATGTCGAGGTTCTCACACATTGTTGATTGTCATAAGATTTCAATGAATTCTTTCTACAGAATTTTTCCAAGAAAAGGCGAAATTTGGGCAATGTACAAGAATTGGAACATTAGATGGAAAAAGTCTGATTTGGTTGGCTACCAATGCCGGATAGTTGAGATACTTTCTGACTACTCAGAGGAAAATGGTATTAGGGTTTGTAACTTGATTGAAGTGCCAGGATGCATGACCTTGTTTCATAGGAAATCGCATGGGGGATTCCACTTAACACAGCAAATATCGAAAATAGAAATGCTCAGTTTCTCACATCAAATTCCTGCTTTCGCAGTTCGATTAACAAGAAACGATTGTATTCCGCAAGGATCATGGTATCTCGAACCTAATGCTTTACCGCTGAAATGGATCAATTGA
- the LOC120250058 gene encoding histone-lysine N-methyltransferase, H3 lysine-9 specific SUVH4, whose amino-acid sequence MVGSIEDAKPISASPVPIASSLVGQNESKESTIGGRRKRGRPKKQAAPPVVSQKATKRDENLCNDVNMSDGGNVETLVPHHVDESSIAGRRKALGRSRKRAADAIKDQVELCSAIPLASLNPVSENCGTSDITGVKDNFVKEGNSDGHCRNSVSRPRKQDIVKCDQNDHLSGAATKDGEPDDAEAKSDHMKVKDTLRLFNKHYLHFVQEEERRYKEVEATLSKASNAVKVKPKGENKKVVNASPKASKSSKAQKSKAEDGNEEIVKRASKRPDLKAISKMIEDQTVLNHQKRIGSIPGVDVGQQFFSRAEMVVLGLHGHWLNGIDYMGQGYSKLEMYKHLTFPVAVCIVLSGMYEDDTDNADEVVYTGQGGHDLLGSKHQISDQKMARGNLALKNNADTGVPVRVVRGHESTNSYCGKVYTYDGLYQVIKWWGEKGVSGFTVFKYKLRRLDGQPNLTTKQVHFARAQAPRSISELRGLVSEDISDGQENLPIPATNEVDDPPFAPKGFVYSKAMRTAKDLKIPSDAVGCDCVGDCVDLRKCACAGLNGFDFPYVRKDGGRLVEAKDVVFECGPNCSCNCSCVNRISQRGLKYRLEVYRTPKKGWAVRSWDTIPSGAPVCEYIGVLERSDEVDSVSENSYIFDIDCLQTMKGLDGRERRRGALASLSNIDDKQSDVPEYCINAGSVGNVARFINHSCEPNLFVQCVLSSHHDFKMARVVLFAADTIPPLQELTYDYGYALDSVVGPDGKVKTLNCYCGATGCKKRLY is encoded by the exons ATGGTGGGAAGCATTGAAGACGCGAAACCCATTTCTGCTTCTCCAGTGCCAATTGCCTCCTCTCTTGTGGGGCAAAATGAAAGTAAAGAGAGCACAATTGGTGGTCGCAGAAAGAGAGGGCGGCCAAAGAAGCAGGCTGCTCCTCCGGTTGTGTCACAGAAGGCAACCAAAAGAGATGAGAATTTATGTAATGATGTAAACATGAGTGATGGTGGAAATGTGGAAACCTTAGTTCCTCATCATGTCGATGAGAGTTCTATTGCTGGTCGCAGAAAGGCACTTGGTCGATCAAGGAAGAGAGCAGCAGATGCCATAAAGGATCAAGTGGAACTATGTTCAGCTATTCCCTTAGCCTCCTTGAATCCTGTATCTGAAAACTGTGGGACCTCAGATATCACAGGAGTGAAGGATAATTTTGTCAAAGAAGGCAACTCAGATGGTCATTGTCGTAATTCTGTGAGTAGACCTAGGAAGCAAGACATTGTGAAGTGTGATCAAAACGACCATTTGAGTGGTGCTGCTACAAAGGATGGAGAGCCTGATGATGCTGAAGCTAAGAGTGATCACATGAAGGTGAAGGATACTTTGAGGTTGTTCAATAAGCATTATCTCCATTTTGTTCAG GAGGAAGAGAGGCGATACAAGGAGGTGGAGGCAACACTTTCAAAAGCTTCAAATGCTGTGAAAGTAAAG cCAAAAGGGGAAAACAAGAAAGTTGTAAATGCCAGCCCCAAGGCTTCTAAGTCATCTAAAGCACAAAAATCTAAG GCAGAGGATGGTAATGAGGAAATTGTGAAACGAGCTTCAAAACGACCAGATCTTAAGGCAATTTCAAAG ATGATTGAGGATCAAACAGTTCTTAACCATCAAAAGAGGATTGGTTCTATCCCTG GTGTTGATGTTGGACAGCAATTCTTTTCACGGGCTGAAATGGTTGTCTTAGGGTTACATGGTCATTGGCTCAATGGAATAGATTATATGGGCCAAGGTTACAGCAAATTG GAGATGTACAAGCACCTCACCTTCCCAGTTGCTGTATGCATTGTTTTGTCTGGGATGTATGAGGATGACACTGACAATGCAGATGAGGTTGTTTATACTGGACAGGGTGGGCATGATTTGCTTGGCAGCAAGCATCAAATAAGCGACCAGAAGATGGCTCGTGGTAATCTGGCATTGAAG AACAATGCAGATACTGGAGTGCCGGTTAGAGTTGTTCGTGGACATGAATCTACAAATAGTTATTGTGGGAAAGTTTATACATATGATGGTCTATACCAG gtTATTAAGTGGTGGGGAGAGAAAGGTGTCTCGGGATTCACTGTATTCAAATATAAATTGAGGCGGCTTGATGGTCAACCTAATTTAACCACCAAACAG GTTCATTTTGCTAGAGCTCAGGCACCGCGATCCATTTCAGAATTACGTGG GTTGGTTTCTGAAGATATTAGTGATGGCCAGGAAAATTTACCGATCCCTGCTACCAATGAGGTGGATGATCCTCCTTTTGCTCCTAAAG GCTTTGTGTACAGTAAAGCAATGCGGACAGctaaagatttgaagatcccTTCAGATGCTGTTGGCTGCGACTGTGTTGGTGACTGTGTTGATCTACGGAAATGTGCCTGTGCTGGTTTGAATGGTTTTGATTTTCCATATGTTCGGAAAGATGGTGGCAG GTTGGTGGAGGCCAAAGATGTTGTATTTGAATGTGGTCCGAACTGTAGTTGCAATTGTAGCTGTGTAAACAGAATATCTCAGCGGGGGCTGAAGTATCGTTTGGAG GTATATCGAACACCAAAGAAGGGCTGGGCTGTTAGATCTTGGGATACCATACCTTCTGGCGCACCTGTATGTGAGTACATAGGTGTACTTGAAAGGAGTGATGAAGTGGACAGTGTTTCTGAAAACAGTTACATTTTCGACATAGATTGCTTACAAACAATGAAAGGCCTTGACGGCAGAGAG AGACGTCGTGGAGCCTTGGCTTCGCTCTCAAACATTGATGATAAGCAGTCAGATGTCCCAGAATACTGTATTAATGCAGGCTCAGTGGGTAATGTTGCTAGGTTTATTAACCATAGTTGCGAGCCAAACCTCTTCGTTCAGTGTGTTTTGAGCTCACATCATGACTTCAAAATGGCGAGGGTGGTGTTGTTTGCTGCAGATACAATACCTCCCTTGCAG GAGCTCACATACGATTATGGCTATGCATTGGACAGTGTTGTAGGACCAGATGGAAAAGTTAAAACTCTTAACTGCTATTGTGGGGCGACAGGATGCAAGAAAAGATTATACTGA